GTTATCACCTAAAAGGCTGCTCTGACATAATCCGTTTTTAAAGCTGTTCAGCACTGGACTCAAATAACCTAACTTAGAAAATGCAGTAAgactcttaaaaatatatattccatATGCATCATAATACAGAAATTCACGTAAGAACTGATAAATTCATTGTAAAAACTGTACCTGCATATTTTCTCTCAAATCCGTGGCATCCCGAATAGGTTGGAGAGCATTCTTGAACACTTCATCTATTGTTTTAATCCATAATGTTCTCATAGAAGCATATTCCCTTGATTTCTTGCCCTTCCTCACAGAGAGGCCCCGCTTATGAGGTTTCCCACCACCCCTTCGATTAGTAATGGCCACATGCACAAACAAGGAAGCATGTGCTAAAATTTCACCAGTTAAAGACTGCAGAGGAACGTGCCGATAGCCAGTCTGTAGACACTCAAAGGGAATAGTGTATTGCCCGATAAACTCATCCCCAATGTAATCATCATCCAGTACTACAAAACGCACCATAGCTAGTTCTGgtaaatttatttgaaattcaaaGCTTTCATCAAAAATTGGATTATCCCCATTTTGATGCATAGTTTTCGTCCTTTGCTCTGCACAGTCGGCAGGGATTCCATGTATTTCAACATAGACATAAGGATCCACAACATCACCTTTGGCACCTGATCCTTTGGGTTTAGGAAAGTTTTGCCCACTAATGATTTTAATATGAAGCAGCTGAGGCGAAACTCCAGGCACGGTGTCTTTCGTATTCGCACTGAAGAAGGATACTTCTTCTCTCATGATAGCAGGACGAAGGACATAGCCACAGTTTCCATTTTGCCGAAACCAACCAATGTTAAGATCCATCATTAAGCCAGGCGTCTGAAAGTTCATTGCTACTATCTGACAACCACATTTCCAAAAGTCCTGGGGATTCATGTTACTAGAGTCAATCCTCATAGGACTGGGGAAAACTCTCGCAAGAAAACGTTTGTTATAATTTACAAAGTCTCCTGGGTTTTCATTGGCATATTTGCTAGCAAGCACTTCGTTAAACGAGCACACTTCCCAGTACTTCTGGAGCTGAAATGAAACTTGAAACTCTTTGAACTGAACTGATTTACATATGCTTACCAACTCAGAGAGTtctttgcagagctgaaatCGCTTCCCCGTCATCGAGTTCTGCTGTTCTACCCCCTCTTTCCCCACTCTCTGTGACATTTCTGCTCCTTCATCTTCATCTGTAACATCTCCCTCTAGTCCAGAACAATTAGAAGAAAGCTTCTTTGCTTTAATTAGTATTTTCCCTTTAAGTGATTCCGGTGATGGAAGATAAGACTCTTCAATGTTTGGAGACTGTGTATGTAGTTTGTCCCCCaaaattttcttcatgtgttGTACCATAACTTTCTGCTGCTTAATAGAACAATGATTTTCTAAACACAAAATAAGAGGGTATTCTGAAGCAAAAAATGCATACTTGTTAATAATGTCAATCACACTACGGAAGACAATCTGCGATGTCATTGTATGCCCTGTGTAAATCACAGGCTCATTATCCGGACCATCCCATACATCCAGTTCAACACTTCGACAACCCATTTTAAGAGCGCGAATGTAACCTGTGATGTCAGAAGGCCCTCGAAACTGATCCTCTATCAAGTATGTATTATGAGatgaatttataaaataatgagaTAAAGGTTGTTTCATGTCCTGACAAACTTTTTTATGTTCTGGATCAAATATgtggcagtctggtgaagtAAGGTAATTCGTAAAACCATCTATAGAAAGACAACCCTTTTCCTGGCCCTCTTTGGCTGGCTCgtatttctgaataatttcaaGGCTTATTTCTTCCGTGACGTGTGCCATACCCTGTTCTGCTTCTAAAAACATCATGAGGTCCTTGGTATCTAGGAATTCTTTATTGCTTGAAAACTGAACCAACAGGAAATAGATTTCAGGTCTGGTACAAAGCTCATGAAAAACTTCAATAAACTCTTCTTTTGTTACTTCAGTACCAGTTTTTTCCTTGGATCTATGTAACTCCTTGAATTTTAGTTcaattttattagtttttaaaCCAGGATTTAAGTCTTTTATAAACTGTACAGCATTACACAGGGGTATATGTCCCAAATCATCTACATCTGATTCACTGAACATTTGTGAAAGCCATGAAGTCCGCATATTATCTTGAGTACTTTCTATCATATCTAGAGTATGTTTTCCATAAGAAATCAGGTATCTTAAGCCAGTAACCCAAATATTTGCAATGTCTGCTGAGTTAGCAACAAGATCTAGTGACTCATAGTTTTCTCCATATATAATTGAAAATGCACAGTCTTCTGATATCTGGTCATATATTCCATTGCTGcgaaaaatatctgtattttttcctgttctaaCTTCTTTGATTGATTTAATATcaatctttgctttttcagaatcCTTTTTTGAAGGTTCCCAGCGTAGAGACTGCATATCTGCATCTAGGAGAAAATATCGGTGATACACCCTAGAGTTGGATCGAATCTTTTTGAGCTCAGAGCCTTCAACCATCGCATTTATACAGTCACTTGCACTGCTGATCTTCTTCTCAGTTGGCATACTGCTAAATGACACGGTCTTTTTCCGTTCTCGCTTTTGTTTCGTACCATCCTGGTAAACAAGGggggaaagaataaaacatgtATCAGTATGATATTGCTCAACATTGAAATAGGTTTCAACTTACAGCTGAAAGTTCATAAAGTAGTTCAAAAAGGTCTAGCACCTGTGCGATGACCAGTAAGATGGAAATTCTCACTGGAATCatcacaaatgaaaatactaataatGGCTTAATATTTGTTCTTGCCTATATAAATAATCTTCCaaggtttggttgtttttttaaaatatattttatatgaacagaaaattgaaaaaagcaaattttgaatgctaatgaaataataatgctGTATACATGCATTTTATCTGTAATAACCTACTTACAGAGATAATGGGTTCTATAGCCAAGGCAGTAGGAAGTAAGCTTTCCTCTGAGTCCTTATACAGTCCTACAGATAGTTGCTGAACTTTGTCAGTATAGAATATAAGGCTTTAATACCATGCCGACAGGGTCCTCATGAACACCAGAGAAACATTAATACACAATTAACTACATAAAATCCATAGGACATGGTCCTAATCTAAGTATACAAGACGTTAACAGCACTTACTATGCATAGCTCCCTTTTCTACTGCACCCATCCATGTTGACACAGACTGCCCGGAGCATTGACACATGCATCCCACCCCTGTACTAGGAAAACATCCACGTTAGTCTTAAGAAGCTACGCTGGAACACAAGTGACTGGACTGGAGCAGATACAATTCACTGCAAGTTCTGAGCTTCAGGAAATATGACAGTGACTCAAGAGGGAACAGTCTCAGACGATTAAAGTTTAACTGGTTCCAAAGAAGCTGCGTATCATTAGAAAGAACTTGAACGGAAAATGCAAGACCTGGTCAGGAAGGGAAGCAAAAGTGATTCACCTTTGCtcttaaaacaattaaataacCCAGAGGTCTTAGTTTATTAGAGAAAGCTTGGGTAGAAAACCATATATAtaagccatttttttaaaaaaggaacaaaaaaataatgtcatttaGCTACCTCTACTTGCTGTTTGTATTAATTCAAACAAGTGCAAATAAATCGGTAACGGATCACTTAAGTATAATCCATTTCATGAGAAAGAACTGAATTTAGGAGAACTGTGTGCTTTCATTATCTGCATTTTCTGAGactgaaaaaatgctgtgttttggggtttttttttaaagcaccatGTGTCTTGACAAGCTAACTTTTAGTCCAAAATAATACTTCcatgaaataatctttttattttagatacCCTATTTAGAAGTGTTCTTATATTCCAGAACGGCTCAAAAAACTACTTTTCCAGCTTTATACAAAAAGCATGTTGATTTTCCCTCTAAtagtttttcatttgaagtaCGTTCCAGTGCAAACCAGCATTGCTTGCATggcagaaaggagagggaaagaaaactttcaaCGATTGCTACGCTGAACAGATGTTCAAATAAAAACCATCCATTACAGAAAGCATTTCCAGTTCAGTGCATATGTACTGtatgtttaatttcattaaattaaaaatgcagaattctggttttgtaatttaatttataagCATCCAAAAAGcctttcactgaaaacaatgaTGAGTAAAGTAAGCAGACAATATTTGCTGTTCCGTGTTTGAGAAAATTAATCAACCATACAATTCTTGCACCTTTAATGACAGCTGAATTTGCTTTATGCAAGTTCTCAAGAGACCAGTAAAAGTGAATAACCCTACAGAGGactgttttatttctaactCCAGATCAAACACCTGAAATGGATACCACACAGGGTTGACTCTTGGAATCTCATTACATGTAGTTTGGGCAAGAGATTGctttcaaacaaaagcaaatttctttaatttaaaaaaaaaaaaagtgatttttgtttataaagatttttgttctattttaagCATAGCTTCTTGTCTGGCTACCTGTCTATCTACATCTCCTAACCTGAAAAAGCGGCAAGGGACAGCCCCACAGAAATGAGCAATGACATTCCTGTCCAGTATTTTAGGGCTTGGAATGAAGCATGGTGAAACTCCTTAATGCTCCAGATTTCTCAGTCACAGATCTAGGAGGGGAATATATTTCTTGAACTCTTCAGTGAGAGACAGCTGACAGATAACCTCCTGACACCAGAACTGTCAAGGCCTGGGAAGTATTACCTTGCCTGACCATGATGAGTATTTCCAAGCAGAAGAAAGCTCTATGCCTTTCTCTATGATCAGGATTGTGTTTGATCCAAGACACTGAAtggtaagagagaaaaaaatctgccatttCTTGATGCCATCTGACGTAAATAGGTCCATCTCAAGGCAACCTCATTCCCAACTCTAGTTACCTAAAGACTGAATTGGAGTTTACACATGCAGATCAGAGGAATAATTCCATCTACCACACCTGCAAGActattttgctttcctgccaGATTAATTTGAAACCAGTTCGACAGTATTCTGCATTCAACATTCAAGCAATCTCACCACTTGGCTTATTCATATAAAGCCTGATACTGGTAGACATCACTGTCTGAATGTGACAACCGtgaagacaaattttaaaatactcttgTGATTTTCTCACAGCTCTGAGCTTCAGAACACCCTTCATAAGTTTTTGCTTCTCCAGAGATCAATGATCCTGAGCTACTAGATTGGTTCTGCGAGTCCCCATCCTGATAGAGACACAGCAGTCACAATCAATCTGCATAAACAGAAGAACTTAAAGGATATTTTCCCAAAGACGCTGGCCAGAATTATCCACCCTTCTGAATTATCCACctgtctgaaaagaaacagaaaagaaactctCACTCATAAGCTGAGAATGCAATTGCATAGAGTGTGCACAAACTGTATTAAATGGGTTTGTGAGCCTCAGAGATATAGTCTGGCATGGAGAAGGAGGCAGATACATTCTGCTATATGATGTGGAGGATTTCACCCTGAAAGTGGAGTGACATTCATGAACTGGGTCAGGTCTCTCATGGTCTTAAGTCTGCCTTGAAGCAAAAAGACTGGCACATCAGAAAACTGTATGTATCTGAACGAACACAGGAGTGACTTCTCGGCATTCATAAGACTTAAAAAGTTCTTGATGCTGTTCAAGATGCTTGAAGTGAGACTGGCTCTACAGGGCAGATGCATAATTCCGTCCAGGGCAGAAGCTACAATTTTTGTGCTGAAACAACTTTCAGAGTCCTTCTAGGATCTCTCACACAATGAAGACCATGT
Above is a genomic segment from Ciconia boyciana chromosome 2, ASM3463844v1, whole genome shotgun sequence containing:
- the PLCL2 gene encoding inactive phospholipase C-like protein 2 isoform X2 translates to MAEFGSGGGTGGGGLPSSPGPVQGKVAFKAGDGEGGGGGGGGGGRSRFDSGGSRVSNGDCALAGAGEEPGSAPPASPESSSKEKGFSTGQQREGKPGIPRRSSIIKDGTKQKRERKKTVSFSSMPTEKKISSASDCINAMVEGSELKKIRSNSRVYHRYFLLDADMQSLRWEPSKKDSEKAKIDIKSIKEVRTGKNTDIFRSNGIYDQISEDCAFSIIYGENYESLDLVANSADIANIWVTGLRYLISYGKHTLDMIESTQDNMRTSWLSQMFSESDVDDLGHIPLCNAVQFIKDLNPGLKTNKIELKFKELHRSKEKTGTEVTKEEFIEVFHELCTRPEIYFLLVQFSSNKEFLDTKDLMMFLEAEQGMAHVTEEISLEIIQKYEPAKEGQEKGCLSIDGFTNYLTSPDCHIFDPEHKKVCQDMKQPLSHYFINSSHNTYLIEDQFRGPSDITGYIRALKMGCRSVELDVWDGPDNEPVIYTGHTMTSQIVFRSVIDIINKYAFFASEYPLILCLENHCSIKQQKVMVQHMKKILGDKLHTQSPNIEESYLPSPESLKGKILIKAKKLSSNCSGLEGDVTDEDEGAEMSQRVGKEGVEQQNSMTGKRFQLCKELSELVSICKSVQFKEFQVSFQLQKYWEVCSFNEVLASKYANENPGDFVNYNKRFLARVFPSPMRIDSSNMNPQDFWKCGCQIVAMNFQTPGLMMDLNIGWFRQNGNCGYVLRPAIMREEVSFFSANTKDTVPGVSPQLLHIKIISGQNFPKPKGSGAKGDVVDPYVYVEIHGIPADCAEQRTKTMHQNGDNPIFDESFEFQINLPELAMVRFVVLDDDYIGDEFIGQYTIPFECLQTGYRHVPLQSLTGEILAHASLFVHVAITNRRGGGKPHKRGLSVRKGKKSREYASMRTLWIKTIDEVFKNALQPIRDATDLRENMQNAVVSFKELCGLSPVANLMQCILAVSTRLVGPDNTPLVVLNLNDQYPTMELQGIVPEVLKKIVTAYDMMIQTIRTLVENTDSLYEKIVQCQKAGTS
- the PLCL2 gene encoding inactive phospholipase C-like protein 2 isoform X1, giving the protein MAEFGSGGGTGGGGLPSSPGPVQGKVAFKAGDGEGGGGGGGGGGRSRFDSGGSRVSNGDCALAGAGEEPGSAPPASPESSSKEKGFSTGQQREGKPGIPRRSSIIKDGTKQKRERKKTVSFSSMPTEKKISSASDCINAMVEGSELKKIRSNSRVYHRYFLLDADMQSLRWEPSKKDSEKAKIDIKSIKEVRTGKNTDIFRSNGIYDQISEDCAFSIIYGENYESLDLVANSADIANIWVTGLRYLISYGKHTLDMIESTQDNMRTSWLSQMFSESDVDDLGHIPLCNAVQFIKDLNPGLKTNKIELKFKELHRSKEKTGTEVTKEEFIEVFHELCTRPEIYFLLVQFSSNKEFLDTKDLMMFLEAEQGMAHVTEEISLEIIQKYEPAKEGQEKGCLSIDGFTNYLTSPDCHIFDPEHKKVCQDMKQPLSHYFINSSHNTYLIEDQFRGPSDITGYIRALKMGCRSVELDVWDGPDNEPVIYTGHTMTSQIVFRSVIDIINKYAFFASEYPLILCLENHCSIKQQKVMVQHMKKILGDKLHTQSPNIEESYLPSPESLKGKILIKAKKLSSNCSGLEGDVTDEDEGAEMSQRVGKEGVEQQNSMTGKRFQLCKELSELVSICKSVQFKEFQVSFQLQKYWEVCSFNEVLASKYANENPGDFVNYNKRFLARVFPSPMRIDSSNMNPQDFWKCGCQIVAMNFQTPGLMMDLNIGWFRQNGNCGYVLRPAIMREEVSFFSANTKDTVPGVSPQLLHIKIISGQNFPKPKGSGAKGDVVDPYVYVEIHGIPADCAEQRTKTMHQNGDNPIFDESFEFQINLPELAMVRFVVLDDDYIGDEFIGQYTIPFECLQTGYRHVPLQSLTGEILAHASLFVHVAITNRRGGGKPHKRGLSVRKGKKSREYASMRTLWIKTIDEVFKNALQPIRDATDLRENMQNAVVSFKELCGLSPVANLMQCILAVSTRLVGPDNTPLVVLNLNDQYPTMELQGIVPEVLKKIVTAYDMMIQTIRTLVENTDSLYEKIVQCQKAAMEFHENLHNIGAREGLKERKLQKSVESFTWNITILKGQADLLKYAKNEALENLKQIHYATLSCGLNKPGTENAEISKPRRSLEVIPEKAGDENGE